tgtggtggagcaattggtacataaacggcacacccaaatatttttagatgagatatgtctggctcattacccgttaataattgggatggtgaatatttatgttcactagatggcctgattcgtataagctctgctgcatgtaatactgcgtgtccccaagccaacacaggaagcttcgacctaaTGGTCGAGCTATTAATTGGATGCGTTTAATAatggattcagctaatccatttggtgtatggacatgtgccacaggatgttccacactcacccccatggacatacaatattcattaaacgcttgaGATGTAAATttaccagcattatctagacgtatagtcttaagtggaaatcTCTTTAGTTATtttgactggtgatggccttataaatgagtttcccttgtgtacatgctacacacgtgagatttttagggataactcaTCTCTCTTTAAAAGTGTGCCtatttgaatttaatatcaGCATACACATCATGTTataacccggatggccaagccggtcatgccataaattGAATTATTCATTGAAAATCTtgttcattgccaaattagactctatcatattaatcttagcatggtaaagaccagtggctagtgcgggtatagactctagattttcttagatccttgggtgatttcagtaatatgtaggaactcttggtttccttcacccttatGGTTTCCTTCAtccttagtttcaacatggaaaccattcaaacaaATGTCCTTAAAACTCAATAAGCTCCTCTTTGAGTTGTGTGAATATAAGGCGtcacttagttcaagatgtgtgccatataggtaataaaatatgagtctggccgtagccttcaattagacttgctatacccgctattgtgctaatattgaCATTTTCCAAAAATGAGATTTagcaaaatatctcttatcattCAAAATTATGTGGCTTGATCAACTATCCACCACAATTAtattcttgtcctcagccatttctataatggacaagaatttatgatttaaacataaacaaataattttatattgaagaaaataaaataattaaatttaaaccataattataatctaataaaattcaaagtcataaaacatagataattaaaataaatcaatacaaCCAATGTGgaatttaattatcctctcttaGGCAATCATAAGTTTCATAATCCagttggtcatcattctcatggtcgaaatctccttcaccattgagatgaaccaggttagcttctagattctttttcaaactctcttgatagagatcaataaGATGCTTAGATGTCCTGCATGTCTTAGCCCAATGATTTgccataccacatcggtgacaaaccgatttaatcttatgttgcggtttgaaaattCTGCGGcctctaccacgaccacgaccgaaGTCGGATCGGTTCCCACGGCCATAACCATCATATTGGTTTCCTTGGTACTGGCCACGACCACCACGTTCTCTACCACGGCCACGGTTGTGATACTTGTCTCTTTGGACGTAGTTGGACTCTTTAGTTATCttgggctctttaggctctttcttAGTAATGTCAACCTTGTGAGCCTCTAGTAAGGGGGTAGATCCAGGAGGCCTCACAGCATTGTTCATCAATAAtagctcattgttttgctcagcaagtagcaaacaagagatgagacttgcatatgtcttaattgttgctgaagcagtatgttattaGTGTGAAAAGTAGAGAATGTCGTCTCTAGCAAGTCCtcctcagtaacctccttaccacataattttaatatcgagactatcttaaatagctctgaattataatcatccacggatttaaaatcctggatccttagatttttccaatcaaattgagcctttggtaggaacACCGTCTTTTGGAgtccatatctgtttttcaactctgtccaaaggtcaagaggatcttctatggtaaggtactggttcttgagaGTCTCAGCAAGATGATAGCGTATATGTAATACCGCCTTATATTTACTCTTTTCAGTGCAATCATTatcatcctcaatgcattcgcataggttttttttttcaggttgatcttagtgtccaatgcccattgtaaGTAATTGTCTCCAGAGACATTACGGGCAGCATATTGGAGATTTTTGAGCTTTTCCATCTACACAGTGCAAAACATGCATCCGATCATTAGCATgtggtatttaagaccgaaccatgcaatcaACCATATttggccatgcggtatttgagaccgaaccatgccatcaATTTAAacttaggccatgcggtatttgagaccgaaacatgccatGCCTTTTCATAATTTTGTGGTTGATATGCATGAAAATAACAATCCTAGATAACATATGAACTAGCATGCAaagttttccttttattaagatttttctttttctctagaTTGAATTTCCTTTTCTAGTTAGGATTAAGAcaaaagtttttagaaaatattttctaGGCTTTTAGGATAATGTCTAGAATTAATTTGGGAGTTATcctaattttatgttttgatttttcatgcAAAACACAGAATAATTCCGATTTTAAGATcttagattttagggttttgattttttttttttgctaaacaaaCGTTGATAATCGGATCTTAACAACCAAGAACAATTAGTTGAATATTTTCTCTATGAGATTCAATTTTAGGTTTTAGTTCTAAGGTTTTTCATGCAATCAAAttcaagcaatcaatcaacaataacaaccgGATTTTAATCATatcataatttgtttaattgcaAACAATCTAAGCAATCCTAAACCTCAACAATcggattttaaagttttaaggttttagggttttaggatttcaaagcctagggttttgtttgttgtttgtttacttgtagattttagggttccATTAGATTTAATGATCAGATTCGATTCATATGTTCTAAGAAGGTTTGATTTATTTACCTTCCACCGTTTGGGGTCTGACTGGAATTGATCCGTGAGCTAAAGACCTCATATTTACCTTGTTTGATCACGAACCTCAGACTGATCACGAACTAGAACCGATCTCCAAGCTTGAACAATTACGAACTTGATCCGGTTGAGAGCTTGGACGGACAGGAAAAGATGTGCGGCGgcattagggttttagggatttttcgtttagggttttagagCGACTTTGTGCTGATTGAGTAAGAAAATTTTACTAAGCGATGCTTGTAAATTAATTCGGTAAATTAATTCAGCgaaaaacatttcttttaaTTCGGTAAAAGGACTTTTCTTCCCAATAAGTCTTTTTGTAGTTCGACCTTTTGTGCCCTGCCACCGAGTTAAATAAGAGAACTTCGACTCCTTTTACCAAATTAAAACTCTTTAATTGTAaccgatttggacatcaacacTTACATGTAACCGGCATAACTTGGTGGATTAATTTAGCACAGCTCAGCCTCGTTAAATTCACACCTTCAACTCCAATGGACTACTACGGATATGAGTGTTGCAAAAAGACAAGAGACTCGTGGACCATTGTGGAGATTTATGCATTATTCATCAACTTCGCCTTGAGGAAGTTGATATCGAGAGGACCGTTGGTTTTAAGGTTTATAAGATGGAGGAGTATCTGGCAAAATGGGTTGAGGTTAGTTCCTTAGTAGACAAGGCACTCATTGTGCTTAGGGACAGTTGTCTTACGATAGTAGCCTCCGAGTACTATGGTTGTTTGAAGAATTATTCTATCTACTTCATTGGTAATGTTGGAATGAGTggcgaagaagatgagagattagtcaaggatgatgatgatggtacgTAGTATCAACCATATGGCAATGTTCAAGCATGATGATGGTAGTATCTTCCATATGGCTAATTCTGAGTTGTTTTCACATGTTCTCTACTCNNNNNNNNNNNNNNNNNNNNNNNNNNNNNNNNNNNNNNNNNNNNNNNNNNNNNNNNNNNNNNNNNNNNNNNNNNNNNNNNNNNNNNNNNNNNNNNNNNNNNNNNNNNNNNNNNNNNNNNNNNNNNNNNNNNNNNNNNNNNNNNNNNNNNNNNNNNNNNNNNNNNNNNNNNNNNNNNNNNNNNNNNNNNNNNNNNNNNNNNNNNNNNNNNNNNNNNNNNNNNNNNNNNNNNNNNNNNNNNNNNNNNNNNNNNNNNNNNNNNNNNNNNNNNNNNNNNNNNNNNNNNNNNNNNNNNNNNNNttttttttttttttttttttttccaaacgtCTGAGAAGATTAATTCTGAATATATGAGATCTCAAATATATCACATTTTATAAGTGTTGGCaatcatttattaattttatgttgaCTAAGGCGGATAAAATGatgcagaaaaaaaatcatttgttagttgcacaaaaaaaggttttaatttattttggaatttaagtAAATTAGAGTAAATATATTGGGGAAAAAAGTCACGCTGAAAACCCCATGTAATgtggtttttagatttattgaaaaaaaatgctaaaatccttcaaaatctGGTTTTCCTAAATTCtagaaaatctatttttttcagAATCGTGAATGACTTAAGAAgtagattttgtaaaatctaaatctaaaaaCTGATACAAAATCAGGTGTCATTCAAGGcttaaattatatgttaatttttattgataatctagataataataacaatctgagtAAATACCAACCACAATTACGATTActttttcattaatttgttttatatatttattttttaaaaatcatatgtatgtgtctgttcattgtagaattgtgtcttttaccattaaaaaaataGCTTATTTCTGTttattgtaaagttgtgtctttttacCATATCCTATTCACaatttttcgttctaatagtTATGTTTatggtaaaagacacaactctacaatgaatagACTCAACCGtatgtttatgtattttgaactatatatatatatatatatatatatatatatatttctcttcttAGATAACTAAATCAAATCATTGTTCACTGACACAAATTTTCTGCTTCATACTGActctaaataatatgaattttaatatctTATATTCAACATCATTTTGTAATCTAACTAAATATAATCAAGTGCTTGTGTTTATTCATCgtagagttgtgtattttaccataaaaaaatcatatggttGCTTATGTCCATTGTAGAATTATGTCTTTTTACCATATCttattcacaacttttcgttcgaataattatatttagaagAGATATATTTGTCACTTCTTAGATAACTAACAAATTAGTGTTCGCTCAcacaaattttctgttttatgttgaatctaaataatatgaatttgatATCCAATATCCaacattattatataatctaatcaaaaaaattagaaatgattatagtaatatataaatttaatcaactttaattatataacttacaGTTGCGTTTATTTATAAATCTTcgtaaaatatgtgtttttaatattttgctaactaatattttatttttagaagtatttttattataattattggttgaaaatttttcattcaagatgatattttattattattttaaaatttattttatcaaaaagttgcatttacttattataatctTTCGTTTGATATTCTCACTTAAGATCGCTTcgtcataatatttgtttattagtaatataaatatcaataaatgTTATGATGCTTATTACtctttactataattttttataaaatatcttataattattaatacatACAAAACAATTTATAAGTTTACCTCGAtccattatgattttttattattaatttttaacttgGAGTTGAGCCTTTTtgccataatattttttttattatgagtttacattttgatggttgtgttttatTAACTcacaattatatatgtttaatatttatgtagtttaagccctcattattattattattattattttaaagtttatccttagcatatattttcaaactattttattactttCAAATGATTTATAATACATAgttctaaattttgaaatttaatttaactttaaTTGAAATACTTCTCCCGTCTGAGTCCTAGTTCCTACTAATAATGATAATGTCCCTATTCTTCCTTTTTATTGGGAATGAAAAGCTTACGAAATAAGGAAATTAACTACAACAAGCTTAtggaaattttcaaacattaacttttattgataatttttatacataatttttttttctaaaacggAAAAAGGTATATAAACAATCTGAATTAATGCTACTCAACCAAGAGAATCATTATTATTAAGATTAACAGGgagaagttttcttctttctatttatcttttgttcttagaaatgcaaatgtaaatgTAGAATTTTTGGCATACCAAGTGCATCTTCGCATGTACATAAATAATTTCTCTTCCAATTGGATCATATGagttttttgttgataaaaagaagagaatcgtTATTATTCATGCAATAGTGCTAATTTCCTAttcttcctttttccttttctcatctTCTTGGAAATTTCCATAAGCTTAATGTAGTTATTATGTTAATACACTTTAAATTACGAAATTTTTCCAATAGTGTCCCCACAGATTCCCAAGGCCAATTAATTTCTAAGTGATACTAGTACTATGCTTTAAGAAACTGCCCACAAGTTTTTAGTAGACACAATTATCACGACCCTCAATATGTTCACTATCTTTAAAGAAAcctaaagtttcaaactttgtctattaaaagaatttttttgacTTGGGAGTTGAAAAGACCCAATCTTTCTATTGCAGATACTCTGAACTAAACAGAAACgaacaagagaaacaaatattCTTGGGATAACGTCCTATTTCCCCATCAAAACTATCTTATCGTACTAGATGGAGCCGGAACTTTGACATCGTCGTAAGTATCCACAAAACAAGATCTCTCAACCTATATATCTCCAAATCTAAAGTTCTCATTTACTTCtccatattttttggtttaatcgaTTTACAAATTAAACCGCTAGAAAACCAGTCAAACCAGATATAAAACATAGTTTAAAACCCGATTGACCTTATAAACCCGACCCGGTCTAAGAATTTTTATAACCCGATCAGAAATTCTCAAacctaagaaccctaaaatcatcattttctaaaatcatcattttctaaaatcatgaacaccGTCTCTTGCATTGGGGCAATATGTTTCAGGTGGGTGCATAAACCCAGCCAATTTCCTACCAAACTCTCGCTTATCCACCACTGGCGCCAAGAGAAGCCCTCGTGACTTCCACATTCCAGTAATCATTTGTGTTCTTAATTGATTTTGGAgttgaaaaaaatttgtaatttgagaattttttttgcagattttaTCTTCATTTCTGATCGGATTTGATGTGTTCTTGGTTCAGTGAACCATGATTCCAATCACCAGAACTTGAATAAACCCAACTAAGAGTTTTGGAGCTGCAATCGTCTATAAAAAAGGACCACGTGAATCTCCATTATATACAACAATTATGATTGATCTTTTATGTCAATTTGGTTgaattgtttatttgatttttcttggatGCAGTGGATTTTCTGGGTTGGACGGACCATTCATCCGAGCAGCCTTCATTAGCATTCAAAAGCAgaagctgattttttttttttgggtttttagaaGTTCACAGTTGCTTTATCTTTGTTTGTATTGAGCTTTGACATTTTTGAGATCTGGTCATATTTGTTTAAATggatttttctatttcttcttctctctgggTTATTTGATGTGGATGATCTGGTTAAACGTTAATGAAAATATGATATAGTGTTCGTTGAGATGGggaaaagagatttaaaaaataaaaaagaattggtgatttaattatataaacggGTCGAAATCAGGTTGAAATCGGTTTACAACTTTTGTTAGTTGGTTAGacaaccaataaaccaataattaaccaATTAAACCTGTATTTATGGAGAAATTGATGAGAATTATGGATTCAAGGagatttagaaataaaattttggatttggagAGATATAGGATGAGAGACATTTGTGCAGAGATATTTAAGACGAGGTGAAAGTTCTGGCTTTATCTAGTAAGATGTGATAATTTTCATGTGGAACTAGGACGTTTTCCCAATATTCTTTCCTCTTTTTAATGCTTTAAAGATCCTGACCGTTGATCTTGGCTTTATGGGTGGATGGGGCGGCATTAACTACGTGGTCCTTGAACTATCGCTATATGTCCAACACGCGGAATAGTGTGTGTGAGTGTtattctctccttctccttcttcttctccggaaagcaaactaaagaacaaaaacaaaaacaaaaacaaaaaaaaagaaccttttttcttgtttctctcaacctgcagaagaagaagcgattTACACAAGGTTTTCAGATCCTTCTCACTCAACTCCTCACTTAGAAACGTTTTGATGGGGGCTTTCATGTTGTTTGATACTTGGAATTGGTatcaaaatcgattttttttcaGTCTGTTATATTGAATTGGGTTTAGACATGAGTTACAGAATCTACATTTTATCTCAACTTGTAAATAGAATCTTGTCCTGCTCTTTATCTACTTTTGTTTTGCTCTCTTCTTTTACCAATTGTTTGAATGTTGAAAGAACAAAACCCATATGCCTCTCTTCCCATTTACAGGACAGAGTAATATAGTAACTATGGAGCGGCTGATTTCTCATCCTCCTCTCATGATTGTCTCGGACCTTGATCATACCATGGTAGGAAGAGATGGTTCTgtaactctctcttttgtttttttcttcagccaaatgaaaaaaattatgattcttGATGTGATTTTCACGTTTTGACAGGTTGATCATCAAGATCATGAGAACCTCTCTCTTCTCAGGTTCAATTCATTGTGGGAAGACGCTTATCGCCGTGACTCTCTTTTAGTATTCTCAACAGCAAGATCACCAATTCTTTACAAAgaattgagaaaagagaaacctTTGTTGACCCCTGATATCATCATTACATCAATAGGAACCGAGATAGCGTTTGGTAACTCCATGGTTCCTGATCATGCTTGGGTTGAAACTTTGAACAGTGATAAATGGAACAGGGAAATAGTCTTGGAAGAAACTAGAAAGTTCCCTGCGTTAACTCTTCAGCCAAAAACTGAGCAGAGGCTACACAAGGTCAGCTTTTACATTGATGAAGGTAAAGGTGAGGCATTGACCAAGGAACTATCACAGTTGCTGGAGAAACGTGGCGTTAAGTGTTTATACTTGCtatcttttttatgttttctacttctTGTGGGATCTTTTGTTACTTGAAAGGTAATGTctttactttactttttttacaGTTGGATGTTAAGATAATTTACAGTTGGGGAAAGAACGTGGATGTTATACCGCGAGGTGCAGGTAAAGGAGAAGCCCTCGAGTATCTTCTCAAGAAGCTGCAGGCTGAAGGATCATTCCCGGTTAATACTCTTGCTTGTGGTGACTCTGAACACGATACTGAACTATTTAGCATTCCTGATGTCCACGGTGTCATGGTAATGTTcactcatcagtcatcacagTCTCTATATTCTTAACAAAGCTCTgacttgtgtttttttgtcaatgtgCTTTGTGAAGGTGAGTAATTCCCAAGAAGAGCTATTGAAGTGGCGTTCTGAAAATGCTTTGGACAATCCAAAGGTTATACATTCAACTGAAAGGTGTGCGGATGGGATTATTCAAGCCATTGGTCATTTTAAGCTTGGTCCAAATCTTTCTCCAAGAGACGTTTCTGAGTTCTTGAAACGCAAGAGGGATATTGCGAATCCTGGTCAAGAGGTTGTGAGGTTTTACTTGTTCTACGAGAGATTGAGACGCGGTGAGATCAAGAACTATGAGACATACATAGCCAACTTCAAAGAGTCATGTGTGAGTAACTTAGTTGCAAAATGGAATCTATATTTATGTCTCCCTCGGACTAAttcctctctgtttctttttcttgtaacgATTCTCAGCACCAAGGTGCTGTCTTTGTACATCCATCAGGTGCCGAGAAATCTCTGAGAGACACCATTGAGGAGCTACAGAAGTGTTATGGTGACAAAAGAGGGAAGAAATTTTGGGTTTGGGTAGATCAGGTTATGGTAAAAGACAACACTCCTGAGAAATGTATAGTGAAGTTTGCTAAGTGGGAACAATGTGGTAAGAAAGACGGCATTACATATTTGCAATATGATCTTTTCATGACTGATATAAACAAGTTGTATGATTTTTTCAATAActttaattgtttgttttttattggcAGAGGATGAACGTAAATGCTGCACAACAACTGTTGAATTCACCTCAAAGGTATCAGATTATTATAATTCAAATCAaatgagctttgattcttagtATCTTGAACAGttgaatgaaagaaaaaaatgagttgAAATCTCTGCAGGGAGGAGATTTGGTGTGGGAGAAGGTGAAccagatttggtcagaagacTCGGAGGTGAAGGATGATGATAACAGTCGTTGGATTCTCTGAATATNNNNNNNNNNNNNNNNNNNNNNNNNNNNNNNNNNNNNNNNNNNNNNNNNNNNNNNNNNNNNNNNNNNNNNNNNN
The sequence above is drawn from the Camelina sativa cultivar DH55 chromosome 4, Cs, whole genome shotgun sequence genome and encodes:
- the LOC104781077 gene encoding probable sucrose-phosphatase 3b, translating into MERLISHPPLMIVSDLDHTMVDHQDHENLSLLRFNSLWEDAYRRDSLLVFSTARSPILYKELRKEKPLLTPDIIITSIGTEIAFGNSMVPDHAWVETLNSDKWNREIVLEETRKFPALTLQPKTEQRLHKVSFYIDEGKGEALTKELSQLLEKRGLDVKIIYSWGKNVDVIPRGAGKGEALEYLLKKLQAEGSFPVNTLACGDSEHDTELFSIPDVHGVMVSNSQEELLKWRSENALDNPKVIHSTERCADGIIQAIGHFKLGPNLSPRDVSEFLKRKRDIANPGQEVVRFYLFYERLRRGEIKNYETYIANFKESCHQGAVFVHPSGAEKSLRDTIEELQKCYGDKRGKKFWVWVDQVMVKDNTPEKCIVKFAKWEQCEDERKCCTTTVEFTSKGGDLVWEKVNQIWSEDSEVKDDDNSRWIL